TCAAGGTCAGCTAAAACAAAGCCTATCTCAGCTAAATCAAGCCCAAAGTGATTTAGCGCGCTTTCAAACGCTTGCCAAACAGCAATCTATCGCCAAACAACAAGTCGATAATCAGGTGGCGTTAGTCGATCAGTTGAAAGGGGCCGTAGACAGTGCTAAGGCTGCGGTAGACGACGCAAAATTACAATTAAGCTACACCAAAATTACAGCTCCTATTGATGGTCGTTTAGGGTTACGAAATTTAGACGAAGGTAACTTAATTTCAGCGGCAAATACGGATGGGTTGGTTGTTATTACTCAGACTCAGCCTATTGCTGTGAGCTTCTCTTTACCCGAAAATGATTTGCAGCGACTCATGGAACGTCTAGAGCTAGAGCAAACCTTAACGGTGCATGTCAGCGATAGACAAAATAAGTTAATTAGTTCTGGGGCATTATTGGCAGTAGACAATCAAATCAATATGGATACCGGCACAGTACGTATCAAAGCCTCTATCCCTAATTTAGATAATCGTTTGTTTCCCAATCAGTTCGTGAGTGTGAATGTATTGTTAGCTCAACATCAGGGGGCTGTGATTCCAAGTTCAGCCGTCCAAACCGGGTCGATTGGGGATTTTGTCTATGTCATGGATGCAGAGCAAAAGGTGCATATCCAAAAAATACACGTTGGCCTAATGGCTGATGAGCAAAGCTTAGTTACTGAAGGCTTAAATTTGGGTGATAAGGTTG
This Paenalcaligenes faecalis DNA region includes the following protein-coding sequences:
- a CDS encoding efflux RND transporter periplasmic adaptor subunit, coding for MAATKTSDTAKKRWLWAIVFILVLVGVWYWLTQSNAATNAANSTRPAMGARGAVKTPVKTADVVQGVVEERLYSVGTVQAFNTVTVRARVEGELQKIHFKDGQFVQSGDVLAQVDPRPYQAKLDQAQGQLKQSLSQLNQAQSDLARFQTLAKQQSIAKQQVDNQVALVDQLKGAVDSAKAAVDDAKLQLSYTKITAPIDGRLGLRNLDEGNLISAANTDGLVVITQTQPIAVSFSLPENDLQRLMERLELEQTLTVHVSDRQNKLISSGALLAVDNQINMDTGTVRIKASIPNLDNRLFPNQFVSVNVLLAQHQGAVIPSSAVQTGSIGDFVYVMDAEQKVHIQKIHVGLMADEQSLVTEGLNLGDKVVTEGTDRLREGSAVEAVNNPSGVRGQGAITP